The Trichoplusia ni isolate ovarian cell line Hi5 chromosome 5 unlocalized genomic scaffold, tn1 tig00003300_group4, whole genome shotgun sequence genomic interval AGACTTGATCTTCAAATATCTGATGTCGTTTCGGGTGCTGAAGAACAACATTGCTTCGGGCCCTAAAAAGATGATTAGGCAAtaattgtcataaaaaaattacaaaaaaatatttgcacaaGCATAGCTTGCGGTTTTATCAATGAATCTCCAGGAATGCACTTAGGTAATGACTTTCCTCTCACGGCGGAAAATACATAACATGGAATGATTTGGTCTGTTTATTAAGTTCTTACTACTTATGGCTTCACGATATAAGTAAGGCTACAGTTTTCCTGATCATGGACGGGCATTCCAATAGTTTAGCTGGTATGAGATAAGCATACACCTCATTTTCCTCAGGAGGTCCACAAAAATTTGCACTACTAAAATCAGCTTAAAGTAAAACTACCTCAACTAGCTAAACTTACCATTAGCATAACACAGGTAACCGAACTCGTCCTTGGTATACCCGGGATCACATTCGCAGGTGTAATGACCATCAGCGTTGACGCACGTGTGCGAGCAGTGCGGCCGTTCAAGGAGACACTCGTTGACGTCATCACATTGCTTCGTGACGTAGTTGTACTGTCTCATGGAGAGCGAGGGCACGCACAGGCAGGTGGGCCCGTAGCGGTCTGGAGAGCATTCTGTGTCGTTGCCGGCGCAGATGTAGTTTGAGCACATGGTGGTCCCTGGGAAAGAAGGTATTTGGGAAAGAGGTTGAAAAAATTTATGAAGGTGTTTTAAGGTATGGAAAACACACCTAGAGATAGCAGTGTTTTGGTGGATTTTCAAATGTTACACTGAAACGTGACACTCTCATGAAAAAAGACGGAAAATTATTTACTCCAACATtcataccaaataaaaatagaataagtaGATGAGAAAAAAACATCCTTTGCGATGCCAAAAAAGGCTTGTTATATCAACCCAAATCAGCTGCACCATTGAATctgatcatatttatttacacttcctTTATTGACAAAAGCAACTCACAGTTCTCACAAAAGGGTCCTTCATCACTGCCGTCTCGGCAGTCCTTAGTGCCGTCACACATGAGGAAGCTGGGCAGGCAGTACGAGGAGTCCAGACACTTGTAGTTCCTCTCGCCGACGGCGGGCAGCTCGTGGCAGTACGAACCGTCGCGGATCGCGTGCGGGTACCTCAAGTGACCTGAAAGTAAAGAAGATGTTTTAACTGCTTAAGTTTTTTACTCGTGTTTTGGTTACACCTTTATTTTCGGTCAGTATTTTTCAGATTCGTTTGTGAAAGAAGTACATGTCTTATTTTCCGTTATCTAGACACACGTTAGCGTTTCGAGCCAAGTTTAAGTAATAGATGGCGAGCGCATGTCAACGTCACGCATGAACAGAACTATTTGCATgccaacaatattttatgtctaCTTCCGACCGGTAGGTATACCGATTTAGGTATAAGTCGGTTccctacataaattatttaaacagttaGAGAATATCAAACATAGGTATTTGATTCGCTGCGTGCTTCGTGCTTCGCACTGCATTTCTTGAATCAGAATTTACCATCGCATAGTTTTAGTTAAACTTACGACATAATTCCTCTGCGTTCTCATCGCTCCGGTCGTTGCAGTCGTAAACGCCGTCGCACAGCCACAAGTATGAGATGCACTGCCCGTCGAGGCATTTGAACCCTTTGCATGTAGACTGTGAAATACACCGAGTTATAAATTGATGCAGGTAATTTTAGTGCTTTTAAATCCGAACTCGTCTTGCTATCCCTATTAATACGCGttaaaccgttgcatcactCCTACTCATATTGCGGGACGGATCATATACGGTGAGGCCGAGGATGGATggccatctatgtcataacgagttcttccatCTTGCggatggcacgttaaattgtggatcccggtaGTCGTTAcggtagttagaagcttgaagTCAGACAAGTTACCCAGGGATTATTATAAGGATATCAAGTtacccaagtaactgggttgaggggggaggtcagataggcagtcgcttcttgtaagaCGATGGTACTTAGCTGGTcggctagactggaagccgtCCCCAACATACTTGGAAAAGCTAGGATGACGACTCCTACTTACATTTGTAATTTCTGGCAGAGTCACGGTGCAGTTGAACTCGTCGCTACCATCATCACAGTCTGTCTCATTGTTGCAGATCCAAGCACGTGGGATGCACCTCTTATTGTCGCGGCATTCGAACTGGTGTGTCACGTTGCAAGCACTATGTCGTTTGAGAGAACACTGGTAAAGAAATAACGTGGTTATGGAAGGAACAGGGGAAGGTTACGCGATGAAATgcttttttacataaacaaattaactgaacacatagccgagtggttgaggtcacaatgCCAACCCGataagcgcgacgtgtcgcgggttcggtaCCCGCGTAGAGCAATATGTATgatctatgaatgcttgttctgaatctggatatctttgtgcatgtcacttgaatatttgtgaaacccccgcgacacaagaattaaattacccACATTTTGTTCCATTAATTTACGTACTAACTGTTAAATTCATAATTGAAAAAGACACTCAACCAAAGGCCTTTGACACATTAAAtgcatcataaaatataattaaagaggAAATTACTCACGGCACATGCTCTCATCGGAGTTATCATCACAATGTGAGATGCCATCGCAGTACTGCGCCTGTTCAATGCACCCTCCATCCATGCACAAGAACATGTCATCCTCTAGACAAGGCAAGTCGAACATCTCTGCATATCATCTATGAACTGAGCTGAACACCACGTGACGcaaattataagtattatgCATTGTGCTTTCATTCTGTAACAATATATAGGACACGTAAGTTACCAAAGTTGGTTGAAAAGTGGACACAAATAAGCAATAGGTatacaaacgaatttaaatataactgtTCATAAAAAACGAACATTCAATacaacttcattaaattaatacttttccGGAGTTACTTAAAAATAGCAGACTTACTTGTAAATTAATACGGTCgtctcatttataaataaaatgtaaaaaatgatacttaaatgtaaataaataattatataattgagATGTTAATTAATTCACGTGGTTGCTGACAAGGTGGATGTGTAACAGGACggaaattacaaattttaattcacaATTAGCTGGATTTCAAACTACCCGCATGTTGGAAAACATTTCATTAGAAacggttttaaataattttatcgtttgttaaattaattcgtGTGTAGCACTTATACTAACTGattctaaaacaacaaaactatagcaattcaatataaataattatctactttatttaattatttttgtttactgaatgtgcaatattaaaaacaagtaaacCACTAAACGAAACGTAGGTGACGTCGTGACATAGAATTGAATAAGttgcaatgtaaaataaatattctgtgaTACATGGAAATTTTACCATTTCAGATTACTTCATAATGTTCATAAATTCACGGATTTCAATTTAGGCGtccgaaaatttaaaaattctatcgccTGACACATACTAATTATGAATTCTTATTATGTCTAGAATAAGTGTGGAAATTCaaggtacaaaaaaataaattcggaTGGGAGTTTACATATTTTACCCTGTGACAAGCTTTAATGGTAGTCCACTTATGGTTATAATATGGCAACCCTCTACTAACTCTGTGGCTGACAGGTCAGAGTCCAACTTTCTTATAAGTTTATTAGaagttttaatagatatttattgtagttattaataagtattaattgTTGTAGAAGTCTCCGTCGTGTCCAGTGTTAATCGGCTTTGTGTTTCCGGCAGCAATGGCTTCTCAAATATCGAAATCTCTATTAAAAGTATCCCACGTTAGCTCGACGGCTAAATTCGGTGCGTATTCCATaacttttttcaattattgtgacCTTAAGTactgatttaattaatattttacggtGTTAGAAGATCagtgtgtaatatttttataatttcttaaaaacttTCCATTgtaagttatgtatttttatgtggaTGTAAACTTTGGACTTTTGCTAGAAATTTTATATCGGCATAGTtggcaattatttttgttcagttCCGTGCCAAATTATGAGAGCAAGGTTCATGCCGTATACAGACTGGAAGGAATCCGTGTTTTACGTTGTATTGTTGCTACATTGGAGACAATGTCAaggacaatattttttattttgaattttctgtGTTTTGGTTTTAGACACAGCCAGCGAGCTCTGAGTGTTGGAGCTGCCCTCCAGCAGACGAAGAAGTCATTGCCTGACCGCACTGGAAAGAATGTGGTCCTTGTTGATGGTGTGCGAACACCATTCTTGCTTCTTTCACCGATTATGCCAAGATGATGCCTCATGAACTTGCCAGACATTCCTTGTTGTaagtattgataaatttaataaagaaataatataaaaataaagtaaatatttactttttaataaaaacacttcaTGTCATTAACAAGTTGTGTTCTTTCACTTAAGTTAAACCATCTCAGAAGCAGAAGCTAATCAAAGTAAAAAGAAACTTGTTCTTCTTCAGTGTTTCTGTACTTTAAAAGTTCTTACTGGAGTTTCAATTTACCTGTTACTTAAGATATGCAGTCACATGCTTGATTtgcataattaaacaaaaattataataagtacatGTTATTAcacaattaagtaattaagaaaacaatacataaccatttaacatttaaattaaaatgcatgaaaaatcctattgtttattttgatagcaACAACAAAGCATTCGgcttatttacatttcaattttatattgtttaagtgAATAAACACAACATATAATTTTACTAACAAACTGTGAATgtgtttatgaattaaaaaatcaaatttaaattaaaaagtgaatgaaaatttattaaaactgttttcaaataaaaatagtcatAAAAATGGAAAGTGCATGACAATCTTCTTTCTGTGagcaaatgttttataaattttaagtacacatgaaaaattgaaaaaaccttttaaatttatgttcatgtaaaattcaaatacaatataaattctttaatgtattaataaaaataatgcacttGGCTTAGtctgtgaatattttgaaatgtcttAATGAAATGGGTGCAAAGTCCAGGAAGTGAATATGTGAGTTGCTTCACTGGACTTTGGTCAATTCCACTCATAGTTGATTACATTATTGTAGAAGGTCATAGTACAAATGATACTATATAATCTTCTTATATGTTGTTAATAGGAATAAATCTTGAGATTGCCTCCTCCACTGTCACAATTAGTATTGTACCTCCTTATAACAATAAGAAGTATAGTTCTCTTAATATTAAgccaaatattaaaacaaagtctTGTTTTTCTTATCGTAGCAACATTGTCAGGGATATTTAATCCCTGTTCTACAAGACGGGAACTACAGAGGTGTACTACGCGGGACGTCGctaatcttaaatattatatgaattatGAAATGCTCTAGCCATATGCTCTAGCtctagctgttgcgcgcgacttcgtccgcttggtCATTACGACATAAGTTACAAatcttaaaatgaattaataggTTTCGAGTTCAGGCATTTATCCCcgtttttttaacatattttattagtgcTTTACTCCTACTCATCATAGCAGGATTGTATAAACTGTAGATTGAAAGAGTTCCACAATAAATGGGctttctaaaactaaaatattttcccaaATCGGaacagtatttcctgagattattcgttcaaacaaacaaactcttcagctttataatattagtatagattgactaataccaatttatttatagaaatcta includes:
- the LOC113506221 gene encoding vitellogenin receptor-like — encoded protein: MCDGTKDCRDGSDEGPFCENWTTMCSNYICAGNDTECSPDRYGPTCLCVPSLSMRQYNYVTKQCDDVNECLLERPHCSHTCVNADGHYTCECDPGYTKDEFGYLCYANGPEAMLFFSTRNDIRYLKIKSKQMVTVATNIKQAHGVSFDGTYIYWGRP